From one Marinobacter sp. LV10MA510-1 genomic stretch:
- a CDS encoding MlaC/ttg2D family ABC transporter substrate-binding protein → MVVAHYRSIFLFVLLSLLAVAAQANTEEQLQAYVNDNTQRMVEQLNRERGLYQDDSEAFYSSMNQTMEGFVDFRRIAARVMGRYARQASPEQRDQFVEKFKRSLFESYAQALVESRNFRIEVLGATFNPRDDNRASVDMQVITETGNRYPVTYSMYRAKNDQWMMENVIVEGVNIGLAFRDRFSQEMEANRDQVQVVIDGWNDAANSLDLEQAIDEKAEQ, encoded by the coding sequence ATGGTCGTCGCGCATTATCGATCCATTTTTCTGTTTGTTTTGCTCAGTCTGCTGGCTGTGGCTGCTCAAGCTAACACGGAAGAACAGTTGCAAGCCTATGTAAATGATAACACCCAACGCATGGTTGAACAGCTCAACCGGGAGCGTGGGTTATACCAGGACGACTCCGAAGCGTTTTACAGCAGCATGAACCAGACAATGGAGGGTTTTGTTGACTTCCGCCGCATTGCAGCCCGGGTAATGGGTCGTTACGCCCGCCAGGCATCTCCCGAACAGCGTGATCAGTTTGTAGAAAAGTTCAAGCGCAGCTTGTTTGAGAGCTATGCCCAGGCTCTGGTGGAGTCGCGCAACTTCCGCATCGAGGTGCTAGGCGCTACGTTCAACCCTCGCGACGATAACCGTGCGTCTGTTGATATGCAGGTCATCACTGAGACAGGGAATCGCTACCCGGTTACCTATTCTATGTATCGCGCTAAAAACGATCAGTGGATGATGGAAAACGTAATTGTGGAAGGGGTGAATATCGGACTGGCATTCCGCGATCGTTTCAGTCAGGAAATGGAAGCCAACCGGGACCAGGTGCAGGTGGTGATCGACGGCTGGAATGATGCGGCTAATAGTCTCGATCTGGAGCAGGCCATTGACGAAAA
- the mlaD gene encoding outer membrane lipid asymmetry maintenance protein MlaD produces the protein MAQRTTEIIVGLFVLAGMGAMMFLALQVSGLSLAAAGSTYTVYADFTDTGGLGPRGRVSMAGVQVGSIEAIELDRDTFKARVTLSINSDVNNIPADSAAMIRTSGLLGEQYIDISIGGDLESLQPGDNFYTTQSAMNIERLISNFASGR, from the coding sequence ATGGCGCAAAGAACCACTGAAATAATTGTTGGATTGTTCGTGCTGGCAGGCATGGGTGCCATGATGTTTTTGGCGCTGCAAGTCAGCGGTTTGTCATTGGCTGCTGCTGGCAGCACCTACACCGTGTATGCAGACTTTACCGATACGGGCGGCCTGGGGCCGAGGGGTAGAGTGTCAATGGCGGGCGTGCAGGTTGGCTCGATCGAGGCTATCGAGCTGGATCGCGACACGTTTAAGGCCCGCGTAACATTGTCTATCAACTCGGATGTAAACAACATTCCTGCTGACAGCGCCGCAATGATACGCACATCCGGTCTGCTGGGTGAGCAGTATATTGACATATCCATTGGTGGTGATTTGGAGTCCCTGCAGCCGGGTGACAACTTTTACACTACCCAGTCGGCGATGAATATCGAACGGCTGATCAGTAATTTTGCCTCAGGCCGCTAA
- the mlaE gene encoding lipid asymmetry maintenance ABC transporter permease subunit MlaE: MMDAIARLGKNTLDFLASFGRASQFLFGVLVGVPKPSVGLPLLLKQIYSVGVLSLVIVVVSGLFIGMVLGLQGYTILSDFGSESAIGQMIALTLVRELGPVVTALLFAGRAGSALTAEIGLMKATEQLSSMEMMGVDPLRRVIAPRLWAGFLSMPILALVFSMVGILGGMLVGVEWLGVFEGSFWGNMQASVDFRDDVLNGVIKSVVFGFVCAWIAVYQGYDCVPTSAGISSATTKTVVYSSLAVLGLDFILTAVMFGNF; this comes from the coding sequence ATGATGGATGCGATTGCCCGCCTGGGCAAAAACACGCTGGATTTTCTGGCGTCTTTCGGGCGAGCCAGTCAGTTTTTGTTTGGTGTGCTGGTCGGTGTGCCAAAACCGTCGGTGGGCTTACCACTGCTGTTAAAACAGATATATTCGGTTGGGGTGCTATCACTGGTCATTGTGGTGGTTTCCGGGCTGTTTATTGGCATGGTACTTGGGTTGCAGGGCTACACGATTCTCAGCGATTTTGGCTCTGAGTCGGCCATTGGCCAGATGATTGCGTTGACCCTGGTGCGCGAATTGGGGCCGGTGGTGACCGCGCTCCTGTTCGCTGGCCGCGCCGGTTCTGCGTTGACCGCAGAAATTGGCCTGATGAAGGCCACGGAGCAGCTTTCGAGCATGGAAATGATGGGCGTAGACCCTCTGCGACGGGTGATAGCGCCGCGGTTATGGGCGGGCTTTCTGAGCATGCCCATTCTGGCCCTGGTGTTTTCGATGGTGGGCATCCTTGGTGGTATGCTGGTGGGGGTGGAATGGCTGGGCGTGTTCGAAGGCTCGTTCTGGGGCAACATGCAGGCTTCGGTTGATTTTCGTGACGACGTGCTGAACGGCGTCATAAAAAGTGTGGTGTTTGGCTTTGTGTGCGCCTGGATTGCGGTGTACCAAGGTTATGACTGCGTGCCAACCTCCGCCGGCATCAGCTCGGCAACCACAAAAACCGTGGTGTATTCGTCGCTGGCCGTGCTTGGGCTGGACTTTATATTGACCGCCGTAATGTTCGGCAATTTCTGA
- a CDS encoding ABC transporter ATP-binding protein translates to MAEAAYISLENVVFSRSGRRIFDGLSLQIPRGKITAIMGPSGTGKTTLLRLIGGQLKPESGSVLVDGHDIPKLRRGALYQLRKKMGMLFQSGALFTDVSVYENVAFPLRVHTKLPEDMIRDIVLMKLEAVGLRGARDLMPAELSGGMTRRVALARSIVLDPELIMYDEPFAGQDPIAMGVVVKLIRQLNSAMGLTSVLVSHDVPESLSICHYACILSDGKVIGAGTPEQLREHSSDKVQQFLQGKPDGPVPFHYPAPERAVDFGLGAKQ, encoded by the coding sequence ATGGCAGAAGCTGCTTATATTTCCTTGGAAAACGTGGTTTTTTCGCGGTCTGGGCGGCGTATTTTTGATGGCCTCAGTTTGCAGATTCCTCGTGGCAAGATCACTGCGATCATGGGCCCTAGTGGCACCGGGAAAACAACATTGTTGCGTTTGATTGGCGGACAGCTGAAGCCCGAGTCTGGCTCGGTTCTGGTTGACGGTCACGACATACCCAAGCTGCGGCGCGGTGCGCTCTATCAGCTGCGGAAAAAGATGGGCATGCTGTTCCAAAGCGGGGCCCTGTTTACCGATGTGAGCGTGTACGAGAATGTGGCCTTCCCGTTGCGGGTACACACCAAACTGCCGGAAGACATGATTCGTGACATCGTTTTGATGAAGCTGGAAGCCGTGGGCCTGCGCGGCGCGCGCGACCTGATGCCCGCAGAGCTGTCCGGCGGCATGACGCGGCGAGTGGCCCTGGCGCGCAGCATTGTGCTGGACCCGGAGTTGATTATGTACGACGAGCCTTTCGCCGGCCAGGACCCCATTGCTATGGGCGTGGTGGTGAAGCTTATTCGACAGCTGAACAGTGCCATGGGTCTGACCAGCGTGCTGGTGTCTCACGACGTACCGGAATCTCTCAGTATTTGTCACTACGCCTGTATTCTTTCCGACGGCAAGGTGATCGGCGCGGGCACGCCAGAGCAGCTGCGTGAGCACTCATCAGACAAGGTGCAGCAGTTCTTGCAGGGCAAACCCGACGGGCCCGTACCTTTTCACTATCCGGCGCCAGAACGAGCCGTCGATTTCGGGCTGGGAGCAAAGCAATGA
- a CDS encoding KpsF/GutQ family sugar-phosphate isomerase, whose amino-acid sequence MTDPVPKDFRESALNTIRIERDAITSLEQRIGESFICACKAIMACRGRVVVTGMGKSGHIGNKIAATLASTGTPAFFVHPGEASHGDLGMITSQDVVIAISNSGNTNEVVTLLPLLKRMGTPLISMTGNPQSVLAQEALANLDVSVLKEACPLGLAPTSSTTATLVMGDALAVALLEARGFSAEDFAFSHPGGRLGRRLLLRVLDIMHSGDSVPVVTEGTTLSGALLEISRKGLGMTTVVDSNGALIGVFTDGDLRRSLDKNVDVHTTAIEQLMTRNGKTIRADQLAAEALNIMEEMKISALPVVNEQGELVGALNMHDLLRAGVI is encoded by the coding sequence ATGACAGATCCAGTGCCAAAGGATTTCCGAGAATCCGCGCTCAACACCATCCGCATCGAGCGCGACGCCATTACCAGCCTTGAACAGCGCATTGGTGAATCATTCATCTGTGCCTGCAAGGCCATCATGGCTTGCCGCGGCCGCGTTGTGGTGACCGGTATGGGCAAATCGGGTCACATCGGAAACAAAATTGCCGCGACTCTGGCCAGTACCGGCACACCGGCTTTTTTTGTTCATCCCGGTGAGGCCAGCCACGGTGATCTGGGCATGATCACCAGCCAGGACGTGGTGATCGCCATCTCCAACAGCGGCAATACCAACGAAGTCGTCACCCTGCTACCCCTGTTGAAACGCATGGGTACACCGCTGATCAGCATGACCGGTAATCCGCAATCGGTGCTGGCACAGGAGGCACTGGCCAATCTGGACGTTAGCGTACTGAAAGAAGCCTGCCCGTTAGGCCTGGCACCCACATCCAGTACCACCGCCACATTGGTGATGGGCGATGCTTTAGCCGTTGCCTTGTTGGAAGCAAGAGGCTTTAGTGCCGAAGACTTTGCGTTTTCGCACCCGGGAGGGCGCCTGGGCCGCCGTTTGCTATTGCGAGTACTGGACATCATGCACAGTGGCGATAGTGTTCCGGTCGTCACTGAAGGCACGACCCTTAGCGGCGCGCTGCTGGAAATTTCCCGCAAGGGTCTGGGCATGACCACTGTGGTGGACAGTAACGGCGCCCTGATAGGTGTATTCACTGACGGCGACCTGCGCCGCAGCCTGGATAAAAACGTAGACGTACACACCACCGCAATAGAACAACTGATGACCCGTAACGGCAAAACCATCCGCGCCGACCAACTGGCGGCGGAAGCTCTGAATATTATGGAAGAAATGAAAATCAGCGCCCTGCCAGTAGTCAATGAACAGGGTGAGCTGGTGGGAGCCTTGAACATGCACGACCTACTGCGTGCTGGAGTCATTTAA
- a CDS encoding KdsC family phosphatase, which translates to MDTSIVGNTHGRPQWPTSVLAKAANIRLIALDVDGIMSDGKVYFSASGDELKAFNILDGLGLKQLMAAGITVAVITGRRSPLTEKRMTDLGIPHLLQGREDKRTALLEIVDLLGIPASDIAYMGDDLPDLPALRYAGLGITVPNGYWLLQEHADFCTRSRGGEGAVREACDLILAAQGKLDTALAPYLETRLEPSCDLESRL; encoded by the coding sequence ATGGACACTTCGATTGTCGGCAACACTCATGGCCGCCCGCAATGGCCGACCAGTGTGCTCGCCAAGGCAGCCAACATTCGCCTGATTGCTCTGGATGTGGATGGCATTATGAGCGATGGCAAGGTTTACTTCAGTGCCAGCGGTGACGAGCTAAAAGCCTTCAACATTCTCGACGGGCTCGGACTCAAACAACTGATGGCCGCAGGCATTACGGTTGCTGTCATTACCGGAAGGCGCTCACCACTGACCGAAAAACGCATGACCGACCTGGGCATTCCTCACCTGTTGCAAGGCCGCGAAGACAAACGCACCGCACTGCTGGAAATTGTCGATCTGCTGGGTATCCCGGCCAGTGATATTGCATATATGGGCGACGATTTGCCTGATTTACCAGCGCTTCGCTACGCCGGCCTGGGCATTACTGTGCCTAACGGTTATTGGTTGCTACAGGAGCACGCCGATTTCTGCACCCGCAGTCGCGGCGGTGAAGGCGCCGTGCGCGAAGCCTGCGACCTGATTCTTGCGGCCCAAGGCAAGCTCGACACGGCCCTCGCGCCCTACCTTGAAACCCGCCTTGAGCCCTCCTGCGACTTGGAAAGCCGGCTATGA
- the lptC gene encoding LPS export ABC transporter periplasmic protein LptC, which translates to MSFGKGGSLLVALLPEQRPRWRTVALLATVIATVALLWHSDNELPMPTQDSELRGDSEPDSFVVDALYTSYDEQGTIKIQFVSPRIEQFETTDYAIMAEPQATIQGQPGSEPWQLTAKHGKLRDGNSLLELEGDVRIVRQIGERSAILTTTTLTLDNRTNMAYTDAPVEIVDATGTTNATGMKAWLNERILELDSQVKGRYETGN; encoded by the coding sequence ATGAGCTTTGGTAAAGGCGGCAGCCTGCTTGTTGCGCTGTTACCGGAACAACGCCCCAGGTGGCGAACGGTTGCCCTTTTGGCCACGGTCATTGCCACCGTTGCCCTGCTGTGGCACAGCGACAACGAACTGCCGATGCCAACGCAAGATAGCGAACTGCGCGGTGATAGCGAGCCCGACAGTTTTGTGGTGGATGCCCTGTACACCTCGTACGACGAACAAGGCACCATCAAGATCCAGTTTGTCAGCCCCCGCATTGAACAATTCGAGACCACCGACTACGCCATTATGGCCGAGCCACAAGCCACGATCCAAGGCCAGCCCGGTTCAGAACCCTGGCAGCTCACCGCCAAACACGGCAAACTGCGCGATGGCAACAGTCTGCTGGAGCTTGAGGGTGATGTGCGCATTGTCCGACAGATTGGCGAGCGCAGCGCCATCTTGACCACCACCACATTAACGCTGGATAACCGCACCAATATGGCGTACACCGATGCTCCCGTCGAAATCGTTGACGCCACCGGAACTACCAACGCCACGGGTATGAAAGCCTGGCTCAATGAACGTATTCTGGAACTAGATTCCCAGGTAAAAGGACGCTATGAAACTGGCAACTGA
- the lptA gene encoding lipopolysaccharide transport periplasmic protein LptA — MKLATERNTPFWRRVRGRGMSLGLAGLLVSTPGLAFDLDSNIPINVAANSARLDDAKGVATYTGDVELVQGDTRLFAQEVVLYRDINGLNRIEATGTPAHYVQPTANGKGETDAKALSITWSAAEKQLTFERDAVIRQTGNIFRGELILYDTVNRVVTAQGSTEAGSGSGRVEMTIQPRSTQESDGRSQSQ, encoded by the coding sequence ATGAAACTGGCAACTGAACGTAACACCCCCTTTTGGCGTCGCGTGCGAGGCCGGGGCATGAGCCTCGGGCTGGCAGGCCTGCTCGTCAGCACGCCGGGCCTGGCGTTTGATCTTGATTCCAACATTCCCATCAACGTGGCCGCCAATTCAGCACGGCTGGATGACGCCAAAGGCGTGGCAACCTACACCGGCGATGTTGAACTGGTGCAAGGGGACACCAGGCTGTTTGCTCAAGAGGTGGTGCTCTACCGCGACATAAACGGGCTTAACCGCATTGAAGCCACCGGTACCCCGGCCCACTACGTTCAGCCCACAGCCAACGGAAAAGGGGAAACCGACGCAAAAGCCCTCTCCATAACCTGGTCTGCTGCCGAGAAGCAGCTGACCTTTGAACGCGACGCAGTGATCAGGCAAACTGGCAATATTTTTCGCGGTGAGCTGATTCTTTACGACACCGTGAACCGCGTCGTCACTGCCCAAGGCAGTACCGAAGCAGGCTCCGGGTCAGGCCGGGTAGAAATGACGATCCAGCCGCGCAGCACACAGGAATCCGATGGCCGTTCTCAGAGCCAGTAA
- the lptB gene encoding LPS export ABC transporter ATP-binding protein, which yields MAVLRASNLAKSYKQKKVVIDVSLEIRSGEIVGLLGPNGAGKTTCFYMIVGLVQADRGRITIDNQDITPLPMHGRARKGIGYLPQEASVFRKLSVRDNIMAILETRKSMKRAEREAKLEELLAEFHINHIRDSLGMALSGGERRRVEIARALAMEPAFILLDEPFAGVDPISVSDIKQIIRHLRDKGIGVLITDHNVRDTLDICENAYIVSGGHIIASGSSAEIFANQQVKEVYLGNEFRL from the coding sequence ATGGCCGTTCTCAGAGCCAGTAATCTGGCAAAAAGCTACAAACAGAAAAAAGTGGTGATTGACGTCTCGCTGGAAATTCGCAGCGGCGAAATCGTAGGACTGCTGGGCCCTAACGGTGCCGGCAAAACCACCTGCTTTTATATGATTGTCGGGCTGGTGCAGGCTGACCGCGGCCGCATTACGATCGATAACCAGGACATCACTCCGCTGCCCATGCACGGCCGGGCACGAAAAGGCATTGGCTACCTGCCCCAGGAAGCCTCGGTGTTCCGCAAGCTCAGCGTGCGCGACAACATCATGGCCATTCTGGAAACCCGAAAAAGTATGAAGCGGGCCGAGCGCGAGGCAAAACTGGAGGAACTGCTAGCTGAGTTTCACATCAATCACATCCGCGACAGTTTGGGAATGGCGCTGTCTGGGGGGGAGCGTCGCCGGGTTGAAATTGCTCGCGCTCTGGCTATGGAGCCCGCGTTTATCCTGCTGGACGAACCCTTCGCCGGGGTAGACCCAATATCGGTGAGCGACATCAAGCAAATCATTCGCCATCTGCGAGACAAAGGCATAGGCGTACTGATCACCGACCACAACGTGCGCGACACCCTGGACATCTGCGAAAACGCTTATATTGTATCCGGCGGCCATATTATTGCCTCCGGCAGCTCCGCCGAAATTTTTGCCAATCAACAGGTAAAAGAAGTCTATCTGGGCAATGAATTCCGGCTGTAA
- a CDS encoding RNA polymerase factor sigma-54: protein MVMKASLQLKLGQSLTMTPQLQQAIRLLQLSTLDLQQEIQQALESNPMLEAPEDDDHGDEEPTHADTNNDQNSDASAAETSPDTSKDWDENENGPDWASENEIPDTLPDDLPVDTAWDDVYQSAPAPASSNGDDNDYDFETRNSPTETLRDHLEWQLNLTTMTDRDRAVAHTLMDAVDERGYLTSSLAEIYTGLQDEHDDDPLELDELKAVLRRLQFFDPPGVFGRDLQECLLIQLNQMPPDTPWVAQARMVITHYISLLGNRDYAQLLRRSRLKEDQLKHVLALITSLNPRPGDVIDRTEPDYVIPDVIVYKRNDRWRVELNPEIAPRIRVNASYASLIKRADSSADNTYMRDQLQEAKWFIKSLQSRNETLLKVATRIVEYQQGFLDQGEEAMKPLILSEIAQAVEMHESTISRVTTQKFMHTPRGIFELKYFFSSHVSTDAGGECSSTAIRAMIKKLIAVETSKKPLSDSKIAAMLGEQGIQVARRTVAKYREALQIPPSNERKRLV, encoded by the coding sequence ATGGTGATGAAAGCTTCTTTGCAGCTCAAGCTGGGCCAGAGCCTGACCATGACGCCCCAGCTCCAGCAGGCAATTCGCCTGCTACAGCTTTCCACCCTCGACTTGCAGCAGGAAATCCAGCAGGCACTGGAGTCCAATCCCATGCTGGAAGCACCGGAAGACGACGATCACGGCGATGAGGAACCTACGCACGCCGACACTAACAACGATCAAAATTCGGACGCCAGCGCAGCAGAGACCTCTCCAGACACCAGCAAAGACTGGGACGAAAACGAAAACGGTCCCGACTGGGCCAGCGAAAACGAAATCCCCGATACCCTGCCAGACGACCTACCGGTAGATACCGCCTGGGACGACGTATACCAGTCGGCGCCGGCACCGGCCAGCAGCAATGGCGACGATAACGACTACGATTTTGAAACCCGCAACTCGCCTACTGAAACCCTGCGCGATCACCTGGAGTGGCAGCTCAACCTGACCACCATGACCGACCGCGACCGCGCCGTTGCTCATACCCTGATGGACGCCGTTGACGAGCGTGGCTACCTGACCAGCTCGCTGGCCGAGATTTATACCGGCCTGCAGGACGAGCACGACGACGACCCGCTGGAACTGGATGAACTGAAAGCGGTACTCAGGCGCCTGCAGTTTTTTGACCCCCCCGGTGTGTTTGGTCGTGACCTGCAGGAATGCCTGCTGATCCAGCTGAACCAGATGCCGCCAGACACCCCTTGGGTTGCTCAGGCGCGCATGGTGATCACCCACTACATCAGCCTGCTGGGTAACCGTGACTACGCCCAACTGCTGCGCCGTAGCCGCCTGAAAGAAGACCAGCTAAAACACGTACTGGCGCTGATTACCAGCTTGAACCCGCGCCCCGGTGATGTGATTGACCGGACCGAACCGGACTACGTCATTCCAGACGTCATTGTGTACAAGCGCAACGATCGCTGGCGGGTAGAGCTGAATCCAGAAATTGCACCGCGCATTCGCGTCAATGCCAGCTATGCTTCATTGATAAAGCGCGCCGATAGCAGCGCTGACAACACCTACATGCGCGATCAGTTACAAGAGGCTAAATGGTTCATCAAAAGCTTGCAGAGCCGCAACGAAACGCTGCTGAAAGTGGCTACCCGTATTGTGGAATATCAACAGGGATTTCTGGACCAGGGTGAAGAAGCCATGAAACCGTTGATCCTCTCGGAAATCGCCCAAGCCGTAGAAATGCATGAATCTACCATCTCCCGGGTGACCACCCAGAAGTTCATGCACACACCTCGCGGCATTTTTGAGCTCAAATATTTTTTCTCCAGCCATGTCAGCACCGACGCTGGCGGAGAATGTTCCTCAACCGCTATCCGCGCCATGATAAAAAAACTGATAGCAGTCGAAACCTCCAAAAAACCGTTGAGCGACAGCAAGATTGCGGCCATGCTTGGGGAACAGGGAATCCAAGTGGCACGGCGTACCGTGGCCAAATACCGGGAGGCACTGCAAATACCTCCCTCTAATGAAAGAAAGCGACTGGTGTAG
- the hpf gene encoding ribosome hibernation promoting factor produces MQLNISGHHVELTEALKDYVNEKFQRLERHFDQISNTNVILQVEKLRQIAEATVNISGGELHAKAETEDMYAAIDALVDKLDRQILKHKEKQVSRMHGN; encoded by the coding sequence ATGCAACTCAACATTTCAGGCCATCATGTAGAACTGACCGAAGCACTCAAAGATTACGTGAACGAAAAGTTCCAGCGCCTGGAGCGCCACTTCGACCAGATTAGCAACACCAATGTGATTCTGCAGGTGGAAAAATTGCGCCAGATAGCCGAAGCTACCGTAAATATCAGCGGTGGCGAATTGCACGCCAAGGCCGAAACCGAAGATATGTACGCAGCGATTGACGCTCTGGTGGACAAACTGGACCGCCAGATCCTCAAGCACAAAGAAAAGCAAGTGTCCCGGATGCATGGTAACTAA
- the ptsN gene encoding PTS IIA-like nitrogen regulatory protein PtsN, with protein MSETSLTIETILAPELTLCNVPASSKKRVLEFIAEQIHLHNATLGDTQIFSNLIARERLGSTGIGQGIAIPHCRLEGLEHVIGLLITLSESVDFDAIDNQPVDLVFALVVPKEATSEHLELLSQLAEKFNDRAFCDRLRQSEDAITLFQRMTSGR; from the coding sequence ATGAGCGAGACATCCCTGACCATAGAAACCATCCTTGCCCCGGAACTGACACTTTGCAACGTACCAGCGTCCAGCAAGAAAAGGGTTCTTGAGTTTATTGCAGAGCAGATTCACCTGCATAACGCCACCTTGGGCGACACTCAGATATTCAGCAATCTGATTGCCCGCGAGCGCCTGGGTTCCACCGGAATCGGCCAGGGCATCGCCATCCCCCACTGCCGCCTGGAAGGCCTGGAGCACGTTATTGGCCTGCTGATCACTCTCAGCGAAAGCGTGGATTTCGATGCCATTGACAACCAGCCGGTAGATTTGGTTTTTGCCCTGGTTGTGCCAAAAGAAGCCACCAGCGAGCACCTTGAGCTGCTTAGCCAGCTTGCAGAAAAGTTCAACGATCGGGCTTTTTGCGACCGCCTGCGCCAATCGGAAGATGCCATTACCCTATTTCAGCGCATGACCTCCGGACGCTGA
- the rapZ gene encoding RNase adapter RapZ: MKLIIVSGRSGSGKSTALHVLEDLGFYCIDNLPIGLLFPLTKETAAQEPAGRLQKMAVSIDARNLSGELANFEDIHGRLKDTGVSAEIIFLDADEQSLLQRFHATRRKHPLSDDQTSLREAISSEKKLLEPLSNLADLYINTTGMGMYELRDMVKQRVVGRKDQELALLFQSFGFKHGVPVDSDYVFDVRCLPNPHWDTSLRKFTGMDQPVIEFLENEPMSAKMVQEIIAFLTSWLPAFADSNRSYMTISIGCTGGQHRSVYVCEQIGAHFRQHSNNVQVRHSELLHLKTVQDA; this comes from the coding sequence ATGAAACTGATTATTGTCAGCGGCCGTTCCGGATCGGGTAAAAGTACGGCGTTGCACGTACTTGAAGACCTAGGTTTTTACTGCATCGACAATTTACCCATTGGCTTGCTGTTCCCGCTGACCAAAGAAACGGCCGCACAAGAGCCGGCCGGCCGCTTGCAAAAAATGGCAGTAAGTATAGACGCGCGCAACCTGTCCGGTGAGCTTGCCAATTTCGAAGATATTCACGGACGCCTGAAGGACACCGGCGTCAGCGCTGAAATCATATTTCTGGACGCCGACGAGCAATCTTTGCTGCAACGCTTTCATGCTACCCGACGAAAGCATCCTCTGAGCGACGATCAGACGTCACTGCGCGAAGCCATCAGCTCGGAAAAAAAACTGCTGGAACCCTTGTCGAACCTGGCTGACCTGTACATCAACACCACTGGCATGGGCATGTACGAGTTGCGGGACATGGTCAAACAGCGGGTGGTCGGCCGCAAAGATCAGGAACTGGCGCTGCTGTTCCAGTCGTTTGGCTTCAAGCACGGCGTACCGGTTGATTCAGACTACGTATTTGACGTGCGTTGCCTGCCTAACCCCCACTGGGACACCTCTCTGCGCAAGTTCACCGGCATGGACCAGCCGGTGATCGAGTTTTTGGAAAACGAACCCATGAGCGCAAAAATGGTTCAGGAAATCATCGCTTTTCTGACCTCGTGGCTACCGGCATTTGCCGACAGCAACCGCAGCTATATGACCATATCCATTGGCTGTACTGGCGGCCAGCACCGCTCGGTTTACGTCTGCGAGCAGATAGGTGCCCACTTCCGCCAGCACAGCAACAACGTGCAAGTGCGTCACTCCGAACTGTTACACCTGAAAACCGTACAGGACGCCTGA
- a CDS encoding HPr family phosphocarrier protein — protein MIRRHLFIINKLGLHARATAKLVATASAHQSKVRIAGKGREVDAKNIMQVMMLAASQGTEVELIADGEDEQQAIIALTELINDYFGEGE, from the coding sequence ATGATCCGACGCCATCTGTTTATCATCAACAAACTGGGCCTGCACGCCCGCGCAACGGCCAAACTGGTGGCCACAGCGTCTGCTCACCAAAGCAAAGTCAGAATCGCCGGTAAAGGCCGTGAAGTAGACGCCAAAAACATCATGCAGGTGATGATGCTCGCCGCCAGCCAGGGCACCGAAGTAGAACTGATTGCCGACGGTGAAGACGAGCAACAGGCCATCATTGCGTTGACAGAACTGATCAACGATTACTTTGGCGAGGGCGAATAG